A single genomic interval of Desulfurobacteriaceae bacterium harbors:
- a CDS encoding FAD-dependent oxidoreductase yields MEFNFPDFEFHIKGKRVLKERKKAFYLSLILPGLGQIYQRRFITGIFFLFTFSLPFYYLYLIGFKLNYGSISLIVALIFLYILQAIDAKRGATRETSPCEDFCPANVNIPSFMSFSSVGKFKKAFGVFVSKAPFPLTLGEICPATCETKCGILPGRSLKIREVHKEFGRLVLKEMKIIKRNPIFPVVNRKVAIIGGGPAGLSAAYYLASCGVKVDIFEKEKTLGGLLNLIPDFKLDKELLQREIEFITSFKNLRVFLKTNVNSKLSGYDFIVIAVGSQKERKFDIPVEGKSAVVYPLSFLKFPPDLQGKKVAIVGAGDTAFDIARLVLRLGGKAFVFYRGSSENFRANPREVNLAIREGVEVFTNCLPEVIKDNRITFSCGSISFDYLVPAIGFEKDKKIFETFEISGEKFFESNVFVVGDALNGMTTAIEAIKSGRVAAEKILKKLGLGDRIWFTVDFYEPKKESLKGDNLFIVSESSLCQHCGEKVKS; encoded by the coding sequence ATGGAGTTTAACTTTCCAGATTTTGAGTTCCATATAAAGGGTAAGAGGGTCTTAAAGGAGAGGAAGAAAGCTTTCTACCTTTCGCTAATACTACCAGGTCTTGGGCAAATTTATCAAAGACGTTTCATTACGGGGATATTCTTTCTGTTTACTTTTTCCCTTCCATTCTACTATCTTTACTTGATAGGTTTTAAGCTAAATTACGGTTCAATTTCTTTAATTGTGGCTTTAATTTTCCTTTACATTCTTCAGGCAATAGATGCTAAAAGAGGGGCTACTAGGGAAACTTCTCCTTGTGAAGATTTCTGTCCTGCAAACGTAAATATTCCGTCTTTTATGAGTTTTAGTAGCGTGGGAAAGTTTAAAAAAGCTTTTGGAGTTTTTGTATCTAAGGCACCGTTTCCTCTTACTTTGGGAGAAATATGTCCTGCTACTTGTGAAACAAAATGTGGAATTTTACCTGGAAGATCCTTGAAAATAAGAGAAGTTCACAAGGAATTTGGAAGGCTTGTCTTAAAGGAGATGAAAATAATAAAGAGAAATCCTATATTTCCCGTTGTTAATCGCAAAGTAGCCATTATAGGTGGAGGACCGGCAGGACTTTCTGCTGCTTATTATTTAGCTTCATGTGGAGTAAAAGTAGATATTTTTGAAAAGGAAAAAACACTGGGAGGACTTTTAAATCTAATTCCTGACTTTAAATTAGATAAAGAACTTTTACAAAGAGAAATAGAGTTTATTACTTCTTTCAAAAACTTGAGAGTTTTCTTAAAGACCAATGTTAATTCTAAGCTTTCAGGATACGACTTTATTGTAATTGCGGTTGGTTCCCAGAAGGAGAGAAAGTTTGACATTCCAGTGGAAGGGAAATCTGCTGTTGTTTATCCTCTGTCTTTTCTAAAGTTTCCTCCAGACCTTCAGGGTAAAAAGGTAGCAATAGTTGGAGCTGGAGATACAGCCTTTGATATAGCAAGACTTGTTTTAAGACTAGGAGGAAAGGCTTTTGTTTTCTATAGAGGAAGTTCAGAAAATTTTCGGGCAAACCCAAGGGAAGTGAATCTTGCTATAAGAGAAGGAGTAGAGGTTTTCACAAATTGTTTACCAGAAGTTATAAAAGACAATAGAATAACTTTTTCCTGCGGTAGTATCAGTTTTGACTACCTTGTTCCTGCAATAGGTTTTGAAAAGGACAAAAAAATATTTGAGACTTTTGAAATCTCAGGTGAAAAGTTTTTTGAAAGTAATGTTTTTGTTGTTGGAGATGCGTTAAACGGAATGACTACAGCTATTGAGGCGATAAAAAGCGGAAGAGTTGCAGCAGAAAAAATATTAAAGAAACTTGGTTTAGGGGATAGAATTTGGTTTACTGTAGACTTTTACGAACCAAAGAAAGAGAGTTTAAAAGGCGATAATCTATTTATCGTTTCTGAAAGTTCACTGTGTCAACACTGTGGAGAGAAAGTAAAAAGTTAG